The nucleotide sequence TGAAGAAGATTGCTCTTTTAATTGAGTTGAAAGCTGTGCTGTCTTCTCCTTTGCCGTGCCAGAAAGCTCAATGCTCTTATCCTTTAATGTGACAGCTTGTACCGCAACATCATTACGCATTTCACTGCCTGTCTTCGGTGTAAGTAATAAAGCTGTCGCTACACCAACAATACCGCCTACCAATGCGCCGATAACAAAATCCTTAACGTGAATTTTTTCATCATCATAAATCGAATCATTTAATCGGTTATAATCATAGTTTACGCGTTTTTCTTCCATTTTAAAAACTCCCCCTTGTTATTGAATGTCATTTCCCTTTTACTTGCGTTTTAAGAAACCAAACTTTGACTTCTGGCCTAAATTTGGTGGTGTTTCATTTGTTTTAGTACTCGTATAAATAATATCTTCTTCATTAATCGGCTTGCGCTGACGCCATTGATCTGCAATCCCCATCGCTACATTACTCCATTGAACGACTTGCGCAATCTTGTCTTCATTTTTATGCACTTCTGTTGAAATCGATGTTGTAATACGTTGAACTGATGAATTCAAATTATTTACAGAATCCCCAACACCTTTTACAGCATGCATTACTGAATTTAACTTCTCCGATTTATCTGAAATATCATCTGCCAATGCATTTGTTTTTGTAAGCAGGCTTGTCGTCTCACGTGTAATGCCTTCCATTTGTCCTTCAATACCAGCAACCGTTCCCGCAATTGAATTTAATGTATTCTTAACAGAAAACAAAGTCATACCAATACTTATACATAAGACTAAAAATCCGATTGCAGCCACTAATGCCGCAATATAAAGTAATACTTCCATCAAATAAAACCTCCTCTATCTAGTTCCATTTATTACATTCGACAAAAATTGCGACAATCCTTTTACTAGAAAAGCATTTTTTCAGCAAAACCCTTACGAAATAGAAGCTTTTCCAACGTGAATATTGAAAATTTGTTATTTATTTATTCACTAAAGGTGAATGGCCATTTTGTCCATGCTTTCATATTCCCCAATCTCTTGATGAATAAAACCCTTTATGAATAGAAGTTCTATATTTATCCCGCATTAACTGAAAGCCCGATTGGTTTGAGTCAACACGATGTTGGTAATTTTAGGGTTTGTTAATCTTCTATTCAGTAAGGGATGAAGAAACCTCTAATTGATGTTTCACTTTATGTATGGAAAAACAGCTTATCCTTTAACTACTAGGTTAAGCTGTTTTTCAATTAGTTCAAAATTGCTTCAAAGGCATCTTGATATTTATGAACATCTCCCGCTCCCATAAACAGGAATACGGCATTTTCATGTTTTTTAAGTTGATCAACTGTTTCGATTGTTAAAACAGTACAGCCATCGATTAAGTTTGCTAAATCATGAATCGAAAGCTCTCCCTTTTTTTCGCGTGCTGAACCAAAAATATCACATAAGTAGGTTGCGTCGGCACCGCTCAAACTATCCGCAAAGTTTTGTAAAAATGCTTTAGTTCGAGTAAAGGTATGCGGCTGGAATACCGCTACAACTTCACGATCAGGATATTTTTGTCGCGCTGATTGCAAAGTTGCCGCAATTTCTGTTGGATGGTGTGCATAATCATCCACTAAAATCGCATTGCCCACTTTTGTTTCAGTAAAGCGACGTTTTACACCGCCATAAGTATTAAGGCGTTCTTGGATCAGTTTTGCTGGAACCCCTTCATAATGACACAGTGAAATTACCGCCAACGAGTTTAAAATCGTATGGTCACCGAATAGCGGGATAAAGAATTTACTGTAAAACTCATTACGTACATAAACATCAAATTCCGTACCTTCCGATGTTTTTACAATATTACGCGCTGAAAAATCATTAGCAGGATCAAAACCATAGTAGACAACTGGTACATTTGCTTGAATCTTCTGAAGCTGTTCATCATCTCCGCAAGCAATGATTGCTTTATTCACTTGTAAAGCCAGCTGTTGGAAAGCATCGTATACATCGTCAATGCTCGAGAAATAATCCGGATGATCAAAATCGATATTCGTCATGATTGCATAATCCGGATGATACGCTAAAAAGTGACGACGGTATTCACATGCTTCCATAACAAAATATGAAGCATCTTTTTTACCTGAACCAGTACCGTCACCGATTAAATACGATGTCGGCATATAACCGCCTACAACATGGCTCATTAAACCAGTCGTAGACGTTTTACCATGTGCACCTGTAATGGCAATAGAAGTATAGCGGTTGCTGTATTCACCTAAAAACTTATGGTAGCGAATGACCTCAACACCTAATTCGCGTGCACGCACTAATTCCGGATGATCATCATTAAATGCATTCCCTGCAATAACTGTTAAACCTTCTTTAATATTGTTTTCATCAAAATTTAAAATTTCTATTCCGCGGTCACGTAATGGCTGCTCCGTAAAATAGTATGTTTCATAGTCAGAACCTTGAACTTGCTCTCCTGCATCAAATAGAATTTGTGCCAGGGAACTCATGCCTGAACCTTTAATACCTGTAAAATGATAGCGTGTCATTATTTATAAAACCCTCCTAGGATACGAAGACCCCATTGAATTATCAATTTATTGTTTCAAAGTATGCCTACATTATAGCACTAAATACACGTTACGATAATTGAACGACAATTCTAATTTTTTTAATTGTTCAACTTGCTTGTGCTTTAGCCTCCGAATTGCTCAAACAGCTCTTCCTCTGTAATATATACATCTCTCGGTTTGCTTCCTTTTGGTTCTGAAACATAACCATGTCTCTCTAACATATCGATTAATCTAGCTGCTCGATTATAGCCAATATGATAACGGCGTTGTAAAAGTGATGTCGATGCTGAGCCTTGTTCATACACAAATCGGCATACCTCTTCAAACAACTCATCTTGTTCCTCTATTGTTTCTGAGCGTTTTAATAATTCTTCCTGTTTAAAAATATATTGTGGCTCGCCTTGTTCACGTACATACTCGATAATTTCTTCGATTTCATCATCCGTTACAAATGTACCTTGAATACGGGTTGGAGCCGACATTCCATTTCCTAAATATAGCATATCTCCGCGTCCCAGCAATCGTTCTGCACCCTGTGAATCCAAAATTGTGCGTGAGTCGATTTGTGAAGATACGGAAAAGGCGATACGCGTTGGAATATTGGACTTTATCAGACCAGTGATAACATCTACGGATGGGCGCTGTGTAGCAACAATTAAGTGTATTCCTGCAGCACGGGCCTTTTGCGTAATTCGTACAATGCTGTCTTCCACATCTTGTGGGGACATCATCATTAAATCAGCCAACTCATCGATGACAATTAATAAGTATGGAAGCTTCTGTGCATACATACCATTTGCATCACACATTTTATTATATGCTTCTATTTTACGTGCACCGCTGTGCATAAATAACTCATAACGTCTTTCCATTTCCTCTACTGCCCATTTTAACGCTGCAGTCGCCGCTTTAACATCTGTAATAACAGGGCTGACTAAATGCGGAATATGGTTAAATGGCGCAAGTTCTACCATTTTTGGATCAATCAGCATAAGCTTTAATTCATTCGGATTTGCTTTATACAGCAGGCTGACTAAAATCGAGTTAATACATACCGATTTACCCGATCCTGTCGCACCGGCGATCAGACCATGCGGCATTTTCCGTAGGTCGATTGTGACCGGCTTCCCTGTTAAATCCAAACCAAGTGCTGCCTCCAATGGTGAATCCGAATCTTTAAACGAAGCTGATTCTGTAACTTCTGAAAGACGAACCGAACGGGAAATCCGATTTGGAATCTCAATACCGATAGATCGTTTTCCCGGAATTGGCGCATCAATTCGAATATCCTTTGCAGCTAATGCCAATTTAATATCATCCGTTAAATTGCGGACTTTGCTTACCTTCGTCCCGTGCCCAACTGTAATTTCAAATTGTGTAACAGCCGGTCCTTGAACAATCGATTCAATTTGCGCCTGAACTTGGAAATGCGATAGTGCTTCCACTAAATTTTCGCCTTGTTCATCCATCCAGTCACGGTCTTCCACCATTTCCTCCGGCGGTACTAAGTATTCAAGAGGTGGTTTTACATAAGGTATTCTTTTAACTGGAGGTGCTTCTATTACGGTCTCAGCTTCCTCTGCTATCACTTCTTGAGTAGAATGTGCCTTTATGTTTACCGTTTCTTCAACAATTGGCTCTTCAACTTCTTTAACTGACGGAAGTTCTGTCACCTCTTGGATTTCCGGTACTTCTTGAACGTTCAACGTTTCCGGTACTTCTTCTACTACAGCTTCCGTAGTTGCGGCGACTTCTAATAACTCTTCTACTTTTTCAGGTATATCGGAATCACGTTCCAGCAAGCCAACTGATGTAGAAGTCGTTGTCCTCATCGTTTTCTCTTCATACTGATTAGTCGGCTCATGCTTCACAACTTGCTCGTTAAACGTAATGATTTCAGTATTTTCCTGTACTTGTCGTACTTCATTCTGAGATAACTGAATCTCTTGTTTAACAGTTTCTACATCATCATTCTTATCATGTTGCACTAAATCCTCTTGTTCAGTATGAATTTCAATAGACTCTTCAACCGGTTTAATAATATCTTCTTGCTTTACTTCGTCTAGTTTATTTTTTTTACTTTGCATGCTTAACTGCTGTTCAACAAATTGCTTCGTCATCAGTTTTTGCTTGTCTGACTTCAGCATCACCACATTAAAAGGAACACGGCTTCTCGTACTGATTGGCTGTACTGAATCCGTTTCTTTCTTCTTCTCTTCAATTACAACAGCTTCTTCAGATGGAGGCATTTGCTCCACATTTAATTGACCGATGTGTATCGTCGAATTTTCAATCGTTACATGCTTTACTTGTACATCATTGATTGTTTCTGCAACGGAAGATTCTTCTTTTACAGGTTCTTCCGCTTCCTCTTCATCTTCTATTTCAATAACTGCTTCTGTCCGTTGTTCAAGTACCTCTTCTTCCATCGGCTGCTTGTCTTCTTCAACAGATTCGCTGTTTTCGCCTGAAATCAATTCTTCTTGCACAGGTTCAAATTCTGTTTCAAGTGGTTCAGTTTGTGCAACTTCTACTTCTGAATCCAGTGGTTCAGTTTGTGCAATTTCTACTGAAAATTCAGGCTCATGTATTTCTTGTTCATAATTTGTTACAGCTTGTTCTTCTTCCTCATTTGTTTGTACAACAACCGGTTCAGTCGGCCGTTCTGCCGTTTCATTATGTTGTGGTTCAATTATTGATGTATGTTCGTGCTCTTCTTTTTTAAACTTTTCATCCTGCTGCTTTTCAATTAATTTTTCAATTGATGACGGCTTTTTAAAACCATGCACAGGCGACGGAACATCTGTAGGAATAAAACGCTTCCTAATTTCGATCGGTTTTAAAATTTGTTTATTTTCAGTTCTTTCACCGCGTACTGGCTTGTTGTGGCGTATCGCTTCACGTTCTTCTTTTAAATTCGGTAAGCGGCGAACAGGATCTCTTGTATGCACGATATTAGTGTGGCCTTTCCCTTTACGGCGACGCTCCAGTAAATCTCGTATACCGGAAACTTCGACATCATATACTTCCTTGGCTGTATGCTTTTGCAAATAATTTGGTAATGTCAGTTTTTCCTTCTCATCATCATAAAAGCGCGTCGTTTGTCGCTGCTCATTATCTTGCTTAGCTGTTTCCTCATAATCATCTTCTATTAGAGGAAATCGGAATGCTTTTTTCGGCGCATCAGGTTCTTCATAATAATTTTGTTGCGCTTGTGATTGTTTTGTTTGATCTATTTCATCTGACTTTGGAGATTCTTCATACTCATCATATTCTTCCTCTGAATCCATATTAAATAGTTTATTAAATTTATTTTTAATCCAACTCATAAATACCACTTCTTTCCTTAAAAACATTGCCGTACAAATTCCACTATTTGCAACGGTCTTTATTCTTATTTAAATTGCTGTGTATAAATAATATACACCTCAAAAGCATATCATATTTGCCGGGTAAATGCGCTTTGTCGCTGATATTTTTAAGGATAAAAAAAAGTTAGTATGAGAGACTCAGCTCAACATACTAACTTTTCGTACTTATTAACGAGTTGTAACCTCGAATGGGCTTCCTACTTCTGCAGAATCATCCAGTACTAAAATACCTTTCACTTCAGGTGCGCCTGGAATTGCTAGTTCACGAGCTGAGCAAAGCATACCGAATGAATCTTCACCACGCAAGTTTCCTTCTTTGATCAATAAACCAGAAGGCATAACAGCGCCAACTTTAGCTACAACTACTTTTTGGCCAGCGTCTACATTCGGTGCTCCACATACAATCTGTAATGTTTCATCCCCGATGTTTACTTTACAAACACTTAGTTTATCTGCATTTGGATGCTTTTCTTTTGTTTCAACATAGCCAACTACAAATTTTGGTGAGAAGTCTACATCTAGAGAAATTTCTGCCCCGTTTGCTTTTAGAGCCGTTTCTATTTTCTCTACTAGTTCCGGTGTTACTTCCACATTCCCTGCAACATCCAGCTCTACGTACTTGCTGGCATTAAAAAGGTTAAATGCTTTTACTTCACCAGTTGTCTCTTCTTTTAAAATGGCTACATCGCCAGCGCGATCCATCGCTGTTTTTACGATTGGCTCCATTGATAATTGAACTAATAGGACATCTCCTACATGTGCTTTGTTGTATGCTACTTTCATTTTTCTTCTTGCTCCTTTTTTACTTTGTTTTTCGCTAAAATAAATATTGGTTCTAAATGACCGTTTTCATATACAAATGACAAGCTCGTAATCGGAACCGCGCCAACTGTAAAGAAATGCATCGTCATCTGCGCTAATACATCATACCCTACTTCATTCCGAATATCACCAATAATTAATACATCCTGATGTGGGACAGATACCGTCATTTCGCCTTCAATTTGACTTTCCATTTCCTTTAAAAAGCTTTCGTTTAAAATACGGCTTGCATCATAACCGTCATTCTGATTTAAAAAATAATAAACATTGCCTGAAACTTCATCACGTTTAACAGAAGTCGGCAATTTTTTTACAGAAAAGCGGGCTGCTTCGCGTATATGCTCCTCTGTTACATTTAATTTCGGCAACATTGATTCATCAATTAAACGATAAGTTGTACCTAAATCGAGTGCATAATAAATACGTGTTTCTGCTGTATGATCTGTCATGACAAATGCATGGCCATCATTCGACTTTTTAGGGAAAGATGTTGAGCGGATAATCGGATAAACAGAAGCAAGACCGGCAAAGCCCTGTTCTTCTTCCCGTTGCATCGCTAAAAATGTTTGCTCAATCGTATAAATCACTTCATCAATTGCCTGCTGTTTTTTCTTTTCGTACTTCGTTAAAATTTCGGGTAAAGAGATATCCATCCCTCGTCCAATTTTTTTATGTTCAAGACGCAATTTATCATGCTTTTCATCGAATGTGAAT is from Solibacillus isronensis and encodes:
- a CDS encoding YtxH domain-containing protein, whose translation is MEEKRVNYDYNRLNDSIYDDEKIHVKDFVIGALVGGIVGVATALLLTPKTGSEMRNDVAVQAVTLKDKSIELSGTAKEKTAQLSTQLKEQSSSIVEKVKAKTAKQPPVMDDGTASSEGEEPLPLDKMVDEEVLAAEDPDPDSVNTDPDIAPNSTRHTDVQ
- a CDS encoding DUF948 domain-containing protein, which encodes MEVLLYIAALVAAIGFLVLCISIGMTLFSVKNTLNSIAGTVAGIEGQMEGITRETTSLLTKTNALADDISDKSEKLNSVMHAVKGVGDSVNNLNSSVQRITTSISTEVHKNEDKIAQVVQWSNVAMGIADQWRQRKPINEEDIIYTSTKTNETPPNLGQKSKFGFLKRK
- the murC gene encoding UDP-N-acetylmuramate--L-alanine ligase; its protein translation is MTRYHFTGIKGSGMSSLAQILFDAGEQVQGSDYETYYFTEQPLRDRGIEILNFDENNIKEGLTVIAGNAFNDDHPELVRARELGVEVIRYHKFLGEYSNRYTSIAITGAHGKTSTTGLMSHVVGGYMPTSYLIGDGTGSGKKDASYFVMEACEYRRHFLAYHPDYAIMTNIDFDHPDYFSSIDDVYDAFQQLALQVNKAIIACGDDEQLQKIQANVPVVYYGFDPANDFSARNIVKTSEGTEFDVYVRNEFYSKFFIPLFGDHTILNSLAVISLCHYEGVPAKLIQERLNTYGGVKRRFTETKVGNAILVDDYAHHPTEIAATLQSARQKYPDREVVAVFQPHTFTRTKAFLQNFADSLSGADATYLCDIFGSAREKKGELSIHDLANLIDGCTVLTIETVDQLKKHENAVFLFMGAGDVHKYQDAFEAILN
- a CDS encoding DNA translocase FtsK, whose amino-acid sequence is MSWIKNKFNKLFNMDSEEEYDEYEESPKSDEIDQTKQSQAQQNYYEEPDAPKKAFRFPLIEDDYEETAKQDNEQRQTTRFYDDEKEKLTLPNYLQKHTAKEVYDVEVSGIRDLLERRRKGKGHTNIVHTRDPVRRLPNLKEEREAIRHNKPVRGERTENKQILKPIEIRKRFIPTDVPSPVHGFKKPSSIEKLIEKQQDEKFKKEEHEHTSIIEPQHNETAERPTEPVVVQTNEEEEQAVTNYEQEIHEPEFSVEIAQTEPLDSEVEVAQTEPLETEFEPVQEELISGENSESVEEDKQPMEEEVLEQRTEAVIEIEDEEEAEEPVKEESSVAETINDVQVKHVTIENSTIHIGQLNVEQMPPSEEAVVIEEKKKETDSVQPISTRSRVPFNVVMLKSDKQKLMTKQFVEQQLSMQSKKNKLDEVKQEDIIKPVEESIEIHTEQEDLVQHDKNDDVETVKQEIQLSQNEVRQVQENTEIITFNEQVVKHEPTNQYEEKTMRTTTSTSVGLLERDSDIPEKVEELLEVAATTEAVVEEVPETLNVQEVPEIQEVTELPSVKEVEEPIVEETVNIKAHSTQEVIAEEAETVIEAPPVKRIPYVKPPLEYLVPPEEMVEDRDWMDEQGENLVEALSHFQVQAQIESIVQGPAVTQFEITVGHGTKVSKVRNLTDDIKLALAAKDIRIDAPIPGKRSIGIEIPNRISRSVRLSEVTESASFKDSDSPLEAALGLDLTGKPVTIDLRKMPHGLIAGATGSGKSVCINSILVSLLYKANPNELKLMLIDPKMVELAPFNHIPHLVSPVITDVKAATAALKWAVEEMERRYELFMHSGARKIEAYNKMCDANGMYAQKLPYLLIVIDELADLMMMSPQDVEDSIVRITQKARAAGIHLIVATQRPSVDVITGLIKSNIPTRIAFSVSSQIDSRTILDSQGAERLLGRGDMLYLGNGMSAPTRIQGTFVTDDEIEEIIEYVREQGEPQYIFKQEELLKRSETIEEQDELFEEVCRFVYEQGSASTSLLQRRYHIGYNRAARLIDMLERHGYVSEPKGSKPRDVYITEEELFEQFGG
- the ytpR gene encoding YtpR family tRNA-binding protein, producing MKVAYNKAHVGDVLLVQLSMEPIVKTAMDRAGDVAILKEETTGEVKAFNLFNASKYVELDVAGNVEVTPELVEKIETALKANGAEISLDVDFSPKFVVGYVETKEKHPNADKLSVCKVNIGDETLQIVCGAPNVDAGQKVVVAKVGAVMPSGLLIKEGNLRGEDSFGMLCSARELAIPGAPEVKGILVLDDSAEVGSPFEVTTR
- a CDS encoding DUF1444 domain-containing protein; translation: MESKQLVAELKTKLGEANFTFTFDEKHDKLRLEHKKIGRGMDISLPEILTKYEKKKQQAIDEVIYTIEQTFLAMQREEEQGFAGLASVYPIIRSTSFPKKSNDGHAFVMTDHTAETRIYYALDLGTTYRLIDESMLPKLNVTEEHIREAARFSVKKLPTSVKRDEVSGNVYYFLNQNDGYDASRILNESFLKEMESQIEGEMTVSVPHQDVLIIGDIRNEVGYDVLAQMTMHFFTVGAVPITSLSFVYENGHLEPIFILAKNKVKKEQEEK